From a region of the Daphnia magna isolate NIES linkage group LG1, ASM2063170v1.1, whole genome shotgun sequence genome:
- the LOC116927279 gene encoding REST corepressor 1, producing MVSAETEGRAIGNKRSRGASPNNGHYSGESEEDEREGGNGGMRVGRDYQAQIPLLTPIADRKPDQYSERALLVWSPTNDILDAKLEDYISVAKEKYGYNSEQALGMLFWHKHDLEKALIDLSNFTPFPDEWSVEDKVLFEQAFQFHGKSFHRIRQMLPDKSIAALVRYYYSWKKTRARSSLMDRQVRRMVTQRTGEDSNSVEAIEPVAAIAVPSDSDEDRNDNKDGDSAKSLCLNCGINCSQLQATAKGALCATCANHLKRTGVMRPTTGPIRRDKPAGLTSSGRHKRKPPRGMYLDHEDLMTFCGESEMQSDAVLKGMDGEIVALKRLVQKNKQVQSVLTKRVSDGLSSWKPPDNSGRINARWTNEELLIAVQGVRKYGKDFKAIADVIGTKNEAHVRLFFISYRKRYNLDAVLREYEEENGPIPEDEKMELEMSSGSESVTPTGRGSPVMSGSTPQKSSSKSVTVSAPAASK from the exons ATG GTTTCGGCCGAGACTGAGGGGCGAGCTATTGGCAATAAGCGATCTAGAGGAGCCAGCCCCAATAACGGACACTATTCGGGGGAAAGTGAAGAAGACGAACGCGAAGGAGGAA ATGGAGGAATGCGTGTTGGTAGAGATTACCAGGCCCAGATACCACTGCTGACACCAATAGCTG ATCGAAAACCTGATCAGTATTCTGAACGAGCCCTTTTGGTCTGGTCTCCAACCAATGATATACTAGATGCAAAGT TGGAAGATTATATAAGTGTGGCCAAAGAAAAATATGGATACAACTCTGAGCAAGCTTTGGGAATGTTGTTTTGGCATAAACATGATCTAGAAAAAGCCTTGATTGACCTTTCCAATTTTACTCCATTCCCTGATGAATGGTCTGTTGAGGACAAAGTTCTTTTTGAACAAGCTTTTCAGTTCCATGGTAAAAGCTTCCACAGAATAAGACAAATG TTACCAGACAAGTCAATCGCCGCTTTAGTTCGTTATTACTATTCCTGGAAAAAAACCAGAGCACGTAGTAGTTTGATGGATCGTCAAGTGCGTCGGATGGTTACCCAAAGAACTGGTGAAGATTCCAACAGTGTTGAAGCTATTGAACCCGTTGCAGCCATCGCTGTTCCAAGTGATAGCGACGAAGATAGGAATGATAAC AAAGACGGGGATTCTGCCAAAAGCCTATGCCTAAACTGTGGAATAAATTGTAGTCAACTTCAAGCTACTGCCAAAGGAGCGCTGTGTGCAACCTGTGCTAATCACCTCAA GCGTACGGGTGTGATGCGTCCCACTACTGGGCCTATTCGCCGCGATAAACCTGCAGGACTGACTTCGTCAG GCCGCCACAAACGAAAGCCCCCTCGTGGAATGTATTTAGATCACGAAGATTTAATGACGTTCTGCGGAGAATCGGAAATGCAGAGTGATGCTGTTCTCAAAGGAATGGATGGCGAAATAGTTGCCCTCAAGCGATTA GtacagaaaaacaaacaggtaCAGAGTGTTTTAACGAAAAGAGTAAGCGACGGTCTTTCTTCGTGGAAACCACCAGACAACAGCGGTCGCATAAACGCTCGCTGGACAAATGAAGAACTTCTAATTGCAGTTCAAG gAGTCCGTAAATACGGCAAAGACTTTAAAGCTATTGCTGATGTCATTGGCACCAAGAATGAAGCCCACGTTCGCCTGTTTTTTATATCCTATCGTAAACGCTACAACCTTGATGCTGTCCTAAGGGaatatgaagaagaaaacggacCCATTCCTGAAGATGAAAAA ATGGAATTGGAAATGTCGTCAGGTAGCGAGTCGGTCACACCTACAGGTAGAGGCTCGCCAGTCATGTCGGGCTCAACTCCTCAAAAATCTAGCTCCAAATCTGTCACTGTCAGCGCTCCAGCTGCCTCGAAATAG
- the LOC116927309 gene encoding diphthine--ammonia ligase, giving the protein MTKNLKRPLRDCAFKKADVVSFLGSSRTSSGIIFISGLVVDSESDFKDVMNILQGIIENHGSNMKALLSVCLYIRDMADYPRINTVYGQYFDLNPPARVCVEVPIACYAIIEATATLSIDLKRSLHVQSISHWAPANIGPYSQCVATGDLLAMSGQIGLIPGSMSLPKPANFAAECRLALRHVTRVLCAMDADISLFKALQVVCFVCDTIHIAVAKVVWTEYGGDPDQPIAFVVTRSLPRNALVEWQVWTHRVKGSTEKLTAMMSPSKQAGHVYVTKCEEATAILCQLSNIPADTKEWSTLYQRLAQQLGKNHAIRIFYKSNKGFQLEMLNNIFPESIATTLIPVCGLEAGQAAVICGINV; this is encoded by the exons ATGACGAAAAATCTCAAGAGGCCTCTTCGTGACTGTGCATTCAAGAAAGCTGACGTGGTTTCATTCCTGGGAAGTAGTAGAACCAGTTCTGGCATTATCTTCATTAGCGGGTTGGTGGTTGATTCGGAATCTGATTTTAAAGACGTGATGAATATTCTCCAAG GTATTATCGAAAACCATGGCTCTAATATGAAAGCGCTCTTATCTGTTTGCTTGTACATAAGGGACATGGCTGATTATCCTCGAATCAATACCGTTTATGGCCAATACTTTGATTTGAACCCACCAGCGCGAGTATGTGTAGAAGTGCCTATTGCCTGCTATGCTATAATTGAAGCGACGGCAACTTTATCCATCGATCTCAAACGTTCCTTACACGTTCAAAGCATTTCTCACTGGGCACCAGCTAACATTGGACCGTACAGCCAATGTGTGGCA ACAGGTGATTTGCTCGCAATGTCAGGACAAATTGGTCTTATACCGGGCTCAATGAGTTTACCGAAACCTGCCAACTTTGCTGCAGAATGTCGCCTTGCCCTCCGTCATGTGACTCGTGTTCTCTGCGCGATGGATGCAGACATTTCTCTCTTTAAGGCGTTACAA GTCGTGTGCTTTGTATGCGATACGATTCATATTGCTGTAGCTAAAGTGGTATGGACAGAGTACGGCGGTGACCCGGATCAGCCAATCGCTTTCGTCGTCACTCGTAGTTTGCCCAGGAATGCGTTGGTTGAATGGCAAGTCTGGACTCACCGGGTTAAAGGATCAACCGAGAAGTTAACGGCAATGATGTCACCATCGAAGCAAGCCGGACATGTTTATGTGACGAAATGTGAAGAAGCGACCGCTATATTGTGTCAATTGA GTAACATTCCCGCCGACACGAAAGAATGGAGTACACTCTACCAGAGACTTGCCCAACAGCTGGGCAAAAATCATGCGATAAGAATCTTTTACAAGAGCAACAAGGGTTTCCAATTGGAAATGTTAAACAACATATTTCCTGAGTCCATTGCGACAACCTTGATCCCTGTTTGCGGATTAGAAGCAGGGCAAGCTGCCGTTATTTGTGGTATAAACGTTTAA
- the LOC116922802 gene encoding PHD finger protein 10 gives MEVKDEMLPQDETEDQADQEQSFEEMNEDETIEENQLDDQCDVSQDLSLASQSSHECTNDLNTLDSNNVDRSTASITPGADEEENIDGGVGRRKYKRKVYDLNATREKLPRRAKDLPFESDPDFVKVPPPAQQVRGRGRGRGRKKLLDVDTFDSNVQTAGDNTEPVFNTPTRGRGRGRGRGGGRTPKIKTPRGAARPRLPKFQVLEEDTRMSVENSFGGSATFSTPVQGQVMSESPWKTLGTPNVKKKLGSREIFDASSQAPITAAQLVEYAWPCDDTNAELWMVQEQVISYLSIKGNFKRKYPDMKRRAVEMVERDWLRERNVVNETQANLGLTALLSCEVLDLFFNVFPDKYEEYLAAQSEKKEQAYKSKTKGVTAVATPAAPAEKKPFDPRLRAIKAAAKWNVMFNKERVEERLHCLDLQTFTVQIPRRPTVLKPISAISDPYPVAVIPGQFSSFFKTYSPYQLNCLPIGTVMRGPLVDQPDNTQRRKRRPTNGSSTRADSTIASQTESDDTSSSSDDSSSDSSDEDSSSSSPDDDGESDDEDRPYYAGQPGICKLCRGDRRQNKTGRPEPLVRCAKCQTDGHLSCWNLDINMMPQVAAYSWECNDCKTCDQCHDPADEEKMLFCDFCDRGYHTYCVGLRSIPEGRWNCPFRSCTEKAQAKLKKK, from the exons ATGGAAGTTAAGGATGAAATGCTTCCACAAGATGAAACAGAGGACCAAGCTGATCAGGAACAAAGTTttgaagaaatgaatgaaGATGAAACAATAGAAGAAAACCAACTGGATGACCAGTGTGATGTGTCACAAGACCTATCCCTAGCGAGCCAGAGCTCCCATGAATGCACAAATGATTTGAACACACTTGATTCAAACAATGTAGATAGATCGACAGCCTCCATTACTCCAGGAgcagatgaagaagaaaatattgaCGGTGGTGTGGGTAGACGCAAATATAAGCGTAAAGTGTACGACCTGAATGCCACTAGAGAAAAACTCCCACGCCGTGCAAAAGATCTGCCATTTGAATCTGATCCTGATTTTGTTAAAGTTCCACCACCAGCCCAGCAAGTTAGAGGCAGAGGGAGAGGACGTGGTCGGAAGAAACTTTTGGATGTTGATACCTTTGACAGTAATGTACAAACAGCTGGAGATAATACGGAGCCTGTATTCAATACCCCTACCAGAGGTCGTGGGCGAGGACGTGGCCGAGGTGGTGGACGAACACCCAAAATCAAAACTCCTCGTGGAGCTGCTCGACCGAGGCTCCCAAAATTCCAGGTTTTGGAAGAAGATACCAGAATGAGTGTAGAAAATTCATTTGGGGGATCAGCAACATTCAGTACACCCGTACAGGGGCAGGTTATGAGTGAATCTCCTTGGAAAACGTTAGGCACTCCAAACGTTAAGAAGAAGTTGGGCAGTCGGGAAATCTTTGACGCAAGCTCTCAAGCACCGATTACTGCTGCGCAACTAGTAGAGTACGCTTGGCCGTGCGACGACACGAATGCAGAACTATGGATGGTACAGGAGCAGGTGATCTCCTATTTGTCTATTAAAGGTAATTTCAAGAGAAAGTACCCGGACATGAAGCGTCGAGCGGTGGAAATGGTGGAACGCGATTGGCTTCGAGAACGAAATGTAGTTAATGAAACACAAGCTAACCTTGGACTGACAGCTTTATTGAGTTGCGAGGTGCTTGATCTTTTCTTCAACGTGTTTCCTGACAAATACGAAGAATACTTGGCTGCCCAGagcgaaaagaaagaacaggCTTATAAATCGAAGACTAAAGGAGTGACTGCCGTTGCCACTCCTGCTGCTCCAGCAGAAAAAAAGCCATTCGACCCGCGACTGCGAGCTATCAAGGCTGCGGCAAAATGGAACGTCATGTTCAATAAAGAACGCGTGGAAGAGCGCCTTCATTGCCTGGACTTACAGACATTCACAGTGCAAATCCCGAGACGACCGACTGTGCTTAAACCAATCTCCGCCATCTCAGATCCTTATCCAGTCGCAGTGATTCCTGGGCAATTCTCATCCTTTTTCAAAACTTATAGCCCTTACCAGCTCAATTGTTTACCAATAGGTACAGTAATGAGAGGACCATTAGTCGACCAGCCTGACAATACTCAGAGGCGGAAAAGGCGGCCGACAAATGGGTCTTCCACGAGAGCCGACTCCACTATAGCAAGTCAGACAGAATCTGATGATACTAGTTCCTCTTCAGATGACTCCAG CTCGGATTCTAGCGATGAAGACAGTTCTAGCTCCAGCCCGGATGACGATGGAGAATCGGATGATGAAGATCGTCCGTATTACGCCGGACAGCCAGGAATATGTAAGCTTTGTCGAGGAGACAGACGGCAAAATAAGACGGGTCGTCCTGAGCCACTCGTCCGTTGTGCTAAATGTCAAACCGATG GACATCTAAGTTGCTGGAATTTGGACATTAATATGATGCCACAAGTAGCTGCATATTCTTGGGAATGTAACG ATTGCAAGACTTGTGATCAATGCCACGATCCAGCTGATGAGGAGAAAATGTTGTTCTGCGACTTTTGTGATCGAGGCTACCATACATATTGCGTTGGATTGCGCAGCATACCCGAGGGACGGTGGAATTGCCCGTTCCGTTCATGTACTGAGAAAGCCCAAGcgaaattgaagaaaaaatga
- the LOC116927314 gene encoding LOW QUALITY PROTEIN: DNA polymerase alpha subunit B (The sequence of the model RefSeq protein was modified relative to this genomic sequence to represent the inferred CDS: deleted 1 base in 1 codon), whose amino-acid sequence MEEHLLNEFEEFGLTPNKRVLEKCIELLKKYEITPDTLVNHWIGYAATKLNDEAPSLENMILFEKDLSKELSAKTKVKSEPLSESPVIHNITTITQIAEDDELLVGYGTPVRKSSVGAKRTSGLEGTPQNKRLAGLGQTYSVHTPSAFSPSTPGTSSKFSTRNNAGEVVVKYPADDAVINWTRSNETWEPDIQLHGTAETKLTTKYNYMFSRLRDKFDVLEEQINDLGDLVKRKLGIDDFDPNSVLKSETFHTIGRICCDATSGSRLNTSSLLLEGTRNTSSGQSVPLDVSQLREFSFFPGQVVAVEGSNPTGKKMVVTSVTTPPINPVLKTDVSIEGRGPLNVMVACGPFTLPDDLEFAPLVEFIQQVNALLPHLVIIMGPFVDVKNKKVECGDLDYTYQEQFDIVMKELQSKITNSVQVCIIPSWRDVHYRTVYPTPPFPQENKAPNVNFFSDPCVLNVNGIFIALTSTDILFHLSKEEIAVTPHGSDRLGRLVSHLFSQQSFYPLNPPSEEMSIDLEQAEDHCKLSFTPHLLFVPSDLRHFIKNVSGCVVVNMERAVKGFCGGTYSRLQITGEGSSVQIKAEIVRL is encoded by the exons ATGGAGGAACACTTGTTGAATGAATTTGAAGAATTCGGCCTAACCCCCAACAAAAGAGTATTGGAAAAAT GTATAGAACTGCTGAAAAAGTACGAAATCACTCCTGACACCCTAGTAAATCACTGGATTGGGTACGCAGCTACTAAACTAAATGATGAAGCCCCTTCATTGGAAAACATGATCTTGTTTGAAAAAGACCTTTCTAAAGAGTTATCTgccaaaacaaaagtaaagaGTGAACCTCTAAGTGAGTCTCCAGTAATTCACAACATCACTACCATCACTCAAAT AGCAGAAGATGATGAACTTTTAGTAGGTTATGGAACACCCGTaagaaag TCGTCGGTTGGAGCCAAGAGGACCAGCGGATTGGAAGGAACCCCTCAGAACAAGCGGTTGGCAGGATTGGGTCAGACGTACTCAGTGCACACTCCCTCTGCCTTCTCTCCTTCTAC GCCAGGTACATCAAGCAAGTTTTCGACACGTAACAACGCTGGTGAAGTTGTTGTTAAATACCCAGCTGATGACGCAGTGATTAATTGGACCAGATCCAACGAAACATGGGAACCAGATATTCAACTTCATGGCACTGCCGAAACGAAGTTAACCACAAAGTACAATTATATGTTCAGCCGCCTAAGAGACAAGTTCGACGTTCTAGAAGAACAAATTAACGATTTGGGAGATTTAGTGAAAAGGAAACTCGGAATAGATGATTTCGACCCTAATAGTGTACTAAAATCG GAAACATTTCATACTATCGGCCGCATTTGTTGCGATGCTACCAGTGGCTCTCGATTAAATACTTCTTCGTTGTTACTCGAAGGAACCAGAAATACATCTTCTGGGCAGAGCGTCCCGCTTGATGTCTCTCAGCTCAGagagttttccttttttccggGGCAAGTGGTAGCTGTAGAGGGTAGCAATCCAACTGGAAAGAAGATGGTAGTTACCTCTGTAACCACCCCACCAATAAACCCGGTCTTAAAAACCGATGTTTCCATTGAAGGTAGAG GTCCTCTAAATGTAATGGTGGCATGT GGCCCTTTTACGCTACCCGACGATTTGGAATTTGCGCCACTTGTTGAATTCATCCAGCAGGTTAACGCTCTTCTTCCACATTTAGTTATCATTATGGGTCCGTTTGTggacgtaaaaaacaaaaaagtggaGTGTGGTGATCTTGACTATACCTACCAAGAACAATTCGATATCGTCATGAAAGAACTTCAGTCAAAAATCACAAA TTCTGTACAGGTTTGCATTATTCCGTCATGGCGAGATGTACACTATAGAACAGTCTATCCGACTCCACCTTTCCCGCAAGAGAACAAAGCACCAAATGTCAACTTTTTCTCTGATCCCTGTGTGTTAAACGTTAATGGTATTTTCATCGCATTGACGTCAACTGATATTCTGTTTCATCTTAGCAAAGAAGAAATTGCTGT TACGCCTCATGGCTCAGATCGTCTAGGGCGCTTGGTGTCTCATCTATTTAGCCAACAGTCGTTTTATCCATTGAATCCACCATCAGAGGAAATGAGTATAGATTTGGAACAGGCAGAAGATCATTGCAAACTTAGCTTCACGCCGCATTTGTTATTTGTCCCTTCAGATCTACGTCATTTTATAAAG AACGTTAGCGGCTGTGTGGTTGTCAATATGGAACGAGCCGTAAAAGGTTTCTGTGGTGGAACGTATTCCCGCCTCCAGATCACTGGTGAAGGCTCATCGGTTCAAATTAAGGCGGAAATCGTACGACTATAA
- the LOC116927363 gene encoding uncharacterized protein LOC116927363 codes for MNFGSYKVFARIFHSSVIYKKTSTQAKFLAKIMGGQKKRREHRYFIENRSTSLLPEFLEKNSGGNTKMVNRRVDILNSVFLERISDLLLSAKQDHGSTSIHKNGFLVTKVKYQSDGSALHVYWQADTDYVSVEKKLPQMGGWLRHELSQLQNGRVPHINFIFDTSNYKATDVEDLLKFADFGPDHISPHPTSVGETFSSTNRNEMKTNEKLAKSSNVLGIDRNAIISQVSRSMNHVPKVTSVEHQTTNSYSFDNQRRVDFKKYLRDQEILKAKMEKKHLRSMVENIDLASLAKNTGNNFIDDVFEEDDYVEDETYDECSK; via the exons atgaattttggtTCCTATAAAGTTTTTGCTCGGATCTTCCACAGCTCAgtaatttataaaaaaacttCGACCCAGGCAAAGTTCTTGGCAAAAATAATGggagggcaaaaaaaaag AAGAGAACATCGTTATTTCATCGAAAACCGATCAACGTCTTTGTTGCCAGAATtcttggaaaaaaattctggtGGAAATACTAAAATGGTAAATCGTAGAGTTGACATTTTAAACTCTGTGTTCTTGGAGAGGATTAGTGATCTACTACTATCAGCCAAACAAGATCATGGTTCAACCAGTATTCACAAAAATGGTTTTCTGGTGACAAAg GTAAAATACCAAAGTGATGGGTCAGCACTTCATGTATATTGGCAGGCAGATACAGATTATGTCTCAGTGGAGAAAAAGCTACCACAAATGGGGGGCTGGTTAAGACATGAACTTTCTCAACTCCAAAATGGACGAGTTCCTCACATAAACTTTATATTTG ATACAAGTAATTATAAAGCTACTGATGTAGAAGATCTCTTAAAATTCGCAGATTTTGGACCCGACCATATTTCACCACATCCTACCAGCGTAGGAGAAACGTTCAGCTCGACAAACAGGaacgaaatgaaaacaaatgaaaagctTGCGAAAAGCTCTAATGTGCTCGGCATCGACCGGAATGCCATTATCAGCCAA GTATCGAGATCGATGAATCATGTTCCCAAAGTTACGTCAGTTGAACACCAAACTACTAATAGCTACTCGTTTGACAATCAACGTCGGGTGGATTTCAAAAAATACCTTCGGGATCAGGAAATCTTGAAAGctaaaatggaaaagaaacatttgagGTCGATGGTGGAGAATATCGATCTGGCCAGCTTAGCTAAAAACACAGGCAATAATTTTATCGACGATGTGTTCGAAGAAGATGATTACGTCGAAGATGAAACTTACGATGAGTGTTCAAAGTAG
- the LOC116927346 gene encoding LOW QUALITY PROTEIN: katanin p80 WD40 repeat-containing subunit B1 (The sequence of the model RefSeq protein was modified relative to this genomic sequence to represent the inferred CDS: deleted 1 base in 1 codon) has product MATTTKRAWKLQEFSAHGANVNCLSLGSKSGRVLVTGGDDKKVNLWAIGKPSCIMSLSGHTTAIEAVRFSPTEELVCAGSAAGAVKVWDLEAARMVRTLTGHRAGIKALDFHPYGDFLATGSTDTNMKLWDIRRKGCIFTYKGHSSTVNSLRFSPDGQWVASAGDDGYVKIWDLRAGKLLSELREHTAAVTEVVFHPHEFLLASGAADRRVLFWDLENFTLVSNSDPETSGIRSIYFHPEGKCLFSAAQDGLRVYGWEPCRILDCIPLPWGRIQDMAVTSSQLIGVSYNLSNVSIYVIDLKKVAPFGDSSQSLSGLGGGGVGIGGGSGGGMAFQHGQSFRKSFNKERPPGGVRQSQIKINHDTIESDEKSSTETEDDGIIAAEELNQYHNVFQPRGRELSRTPPPLEINSDKESSTVLIGDKVKLDTAIPHVIRPPPPDLVQQHSPLPTPASGNSPVHRPSPSPSPPYVKTPQSGPGRPAAGITTMRERRNSTSSVTISSNKNITSISSVERESYNASLHTPTNLIAMTSPRPDVTHLSGGPPVLPPTGPHTSRGRSLRRDLIQRKDSIKEVLQPSLSDPENPPKLNNIRHSPSEPSLNMRSHSTSRSSSLTRNRPDLTVPVSKGRVNSLYSPFMSSQPPVALHQDYVPVMTDKLTGLDLEDFMPRKFNSLSMGGGSPSVSGMSSPYEDSSSLALEQTEMDIVTNIVQGHQPMMTVLSSRHRNLQIVYNLWQNKDAKVAVETAVTMNDPAVVVDLLSVIIFRPFLWSLDLCVLLLPAIADLLQSKFEVYVNTACNSLRLVLKNFATVIKSNIETPTQSVGVDISRQERFNKCMSCYSQLVPIKAFVLKRQAMAGKMGQTFRELHILLQVFD; this is encoded by the exons ATGGCTACAACAACGAAAAGAGCATGGAAACTAC AGGAGTTTTCTGCCCACGGAGCCAATGTTAACTGCTTGTCATTAGGAAGCAAGTCAGGACGAGTCTTGGTCACAGGGGGAGATGACAAGAAAGTCAATTTATGGGCAATCGGCAAACCTTCATGCATCATG aGTCTGAGTGGCCATACGACAGCCATTGAAGCAGTGAGATTCTCTCCAACGGAAGAATTGGTGTGTGCGGGAAGCGCTGCTGGAGCTGTCAAGGTGTGGGATCTGGAGGCGGCGCGGATGGTGCGTACGCTGACTGGCCATCGGGCCGGCATCAAAGCCCTCGATTTCCACCCCTACGGCGACTTTCTCGCCACCGGCTCCACGGACACCAACATGAAA CTGTGGGATATTCGACGCAAAGGTTGTATTTTCACATATAAAGGACATAGTTCGACCGTCAACAGTCTGAGATTTAGCCCCGACGGTCAGTGGGTGGCCTCGGCCGGTGATGATGGCTACGTCAag ATATGGGATCTGAGAGCTGGTAAGCTTTTGTCAGAATTGCGTGAACACACGGCCGCAGTCACTGAAGTCGTGTTCCACCCTCACGAATTTTTACTGGCCTCGGGAGCTGCAGATCGACGCGTCCTCTTCTGGGATTTAGAGAACTTTACGTTAGTTTCCAATTCCGATCCAGAAACCAGTGGCATCAG GTCAATTTATTTCCACCCCGAAGGAAAATGTTTATTCAGTGCGGCTCAAGATGGACTGCGAGTGTATGGTTGGGAACCTTGTCGTATTTTGGATTGCATTCCGCTTCCATGGGGTCGCATTCAAGACATGGCCGTCACTTCTAGCCAGTTG ATTGGCGTCTCGTATAACTTGAGCAACGTGTCGATCTACGTTATTGACCTGAAAAAAGTGGCACCCTTTGGAGATTCGTCACAGTCCTTGTCTGGTCTTGGTGGAGGAGGAGTTGGTATTGGAGGAGGAAGCGGAGGTGGAATGGCATTTCAGCATGGCCAATCTTTCCGTAAAAGTTTCAACAAGGAGCGACCGCCGGGCGGTGTGCGTCAAAGTCAGATTAAAATAAATCACGACACAATTGAATCGGATGAAAAATCGAGCACTGAAACGGAAGATGATGGTATTATTGCGGCTGAGGAATTGAACCAATACCACAACGTTTTCCAACCGCGTGGCAGAGAGT TGTCTCGCACACCCCCTCCGCTCGAGATCAATTCGGACAAAGAGTCAAGCACGGTACTAATAGGCGACAAAGTAAAACTGG ATACAGCTATTCCGCATGTTATCCGTCCTCCACCACCTGATCTGGTTCAGCAGCATTCGCCGCTCCCTACACCGGCATCGGGTAATAGTCCGGTCCATCGCCCGTCACCATCACCTTCGCCGCCCTATGTCAAAACTCCACAAAGTGGACCTGGGAGGCCGGCCGCTGGTATTACGACAATGAGAGAGAGGCGAAACAGCACATCGTCTGTTACTATttcatcaaacaaaaacatcacaTCAATCTCTAGCGTAGAAAGAg AGTCTTATAACGCTAGCTTGCACACTCCGACCAATTTAATTGCCATGACGTCTCCCCGTCCGGATGTGACCCACTTGAGTGGAGGTCCGCCCGTTCTACCGCCAACAGGACCTCATACATCGCGCGGCCGTTCACTTCGTCGTGATTTGATTCAACGAAAAGATTCGATAAAAGAAGTTCTACAGCCTTCACTTTCTGATCCGGAAAATCCACCTAA GCTGAACAACATCCGCCACAGTCCATCGGAACCTTCGTTGAATATGAGATCGCATTCGACATCACGTTCCAGCTCTTTAACACGCAACAGGCCTGACTTAACTGTACCTGTTTCGAAAGGCAGAGTCAATTCTCTTTATTCGCCATTTATGTCGTCACAGCCTCCCGTAGCTCTTCACCAAGATTACGTTCCAGTTATGACTGATAAACTAACAGGCCTCGATCTCGAGGATTTTATGCCG CGCAAATTTAACTCTTTGTCAATGGGTGGCGGGAGCCCTTCGGTATCCGGAATGTCGAGCCCATACGAAGACTCCAGTTCACTGGCGTTGGAACAAACGGAG ATGGATATCGTGACTAACATTGTCCAGGGTCATCAACCAATGATGACCGTTTTAAGTAGTCGGCATCGTAACTTGCAGATCGTATACAATCTTTGGCAGAACAAAGATGCTAAG GTGGCTGTTGAAACGGCAGTGACTATGAATGACCCGGCCGTTGTCGTTGATTTGCTCAGTGTCATCATTTTCCGACC ATTTTTGTGGAGTTTGGACTTGTGCGTTTTGTTACTACCCGCCATTGCCGATCTTCTTCAGAGTAAATTTGAAGT GTATGTGAATACGGCATGTAATTCACTCAGATTGGTATTGAAGAACTTCGCTACAGTAATTAAAAGCAACATTGAAACTCCAACTCAGTCAGTTGGCGTTGATATTTCACGTCAAGAACG GTTCAACAAGTGCATGTCGTGTTACAGTCAATTGGTGCCTATAAAAGCCTTTGTTCTCAAACGTCAAGCCATGGCCGGCAAGATGGGGCAGACGTTTCGAGAGCTTCACATCCTGTTACAGGTCTTTGATTGA
- the LOC116927372 gene encoding NADH dehydrogenase [ubiquinone] 1 beta subcomplex subunit 9 gives MAYLQTEVIGHTQKVCRLYKRAVRHVQECTSNRVAFRYNAVLLRQRFDENRSLTDTLKVQTLIANAEEELFQKQHTHPLKFAESPGGSAYGRELKSPDWVLDYWSHDEKAQYPEYFARREELKKEYIAYWEKKFGKAEEPHHH, from the exons ATGGCGTACCTCCAAACCGAAGTTATTGGACATACCCAGAAAGTATGTAGACTTTATAAAAGAGCTGTGAGACACGTCCAAGAATGTACATCTAATAG GGTTGCATTTCGATACAATGCCGTATTGCTGAGGCAAAGGTTTGACGAAAACCGTAGCCTAACGGATACCCTGAAAGTGCAAACTCTCATCGCAAATGCAGAGGAGGAATTGTTTCAGAAGCAACATACACACCCCCTTAAAT TTGCTGAGTCACCTGGTGGTTCTGCCTATGGAAGAGAGCTCAAATCTCCCGACTGGGTGCTGGACTATTGGAGCCATGATGAGAAAGCTCAATATCCTGAGTATTTTGCTCGTAGAGAAGAGCTAAAAAAAGAGTATATAGCCTATTGGGAGAAAAAATTTGGGAAAGCCGAGGAGCCCCATCATCATTGA